In Shewanella sp. MR-4, the genomic stretch TCGAAAGAACCCCCCGCTCCGAAAGGACCGGGGGGTTCTTCGTTTTCAGGCCCTAGGTTTTGGAAATGAGGTTTCGAAATAGCACAAATTACGAGTCGATTTTCGGCAATTCAGGATCAAGGTAGCGAGAGAGAATATGGAACCAGGGCAGATGATTAGAGGCGCAGACGCAGTCATAAAAGTGTTGGCAGCACATGGTGTTACCACAGTATTTGGTTACCCAGGTGGTGCCATTATGCCAATCTACGATGCCCTCTATGGAAGCCCTGTCGAACATCTCTTAAGCCGCCACGAACAAGGTGCAGCCTTTGCCGCCGTTGGTTACGCCAGAGCCAGTGGTAAAACCGGCGTATGCTTTGCCACCTCAGGCCCTGGTGCCACCAACTTAATCACTTCGCTTGCCGATGCGTTATTAGATTCTGTGCCTGTTGTCGCTATCACGGGTCAGGTTTCAACCGCTGTGATTGGCACTGATGCGTTTCAAGAAATCGATGTATTGGGCATGTCCTTAAGCTGCACTAAGCACAGCTTTATGGTGACGGATGTAAACGATCTTATCCCGACCTTGTATCAAGCCTTCGAAATCGCGGCATCGGGTCGCCCTGGCCCAGTGCTGGTGGATATCCCTAAAGATATCCAAATCGCGCAACTGGAATATCGCACTCCCTTGCTGGCGGTAACCAATGAACCACAGGCGAGCGTCAGCGAGATTGACGCGGCCCGCGCCCTGTTAGCAGAGGCGAAGCAGCCTATGTTGTACGTGGGTGGTGGCGTCGGGATGGCGGGCGCGGTCGATCAACTGCGGGAATTTATCAAAGCCACGGGTATGCCATCGGTTGCGACGTTAAAGGGCTTAGGCAGTATTGCCCATGGCACTCCAGGTTATTTAGGCATGTTAGGTATGCATGGCGGAAAGGCGGCCAATCTAGCGGTGCAGGATTGTGATTTATTAGTGGTTGCCGGTGCGCGCTTTGATGACAGGGTCACAGGGCGTTTAGCGACTTTTGCCAACAAGGCTAAAGTCATCCATTTAGATATAGACGCCGCCGAGTTAGGCAAATTGCGCCAGCCCGATGTGGCCATTGCCGGTGATTTACGCCAGATTTTCCCTGCTTTAGCTATGGCGCTGAACATCACGCCTTGGCAAGCAGAGGTTGAACATCTTGCCCGTAAACATCAATGGGATTATCAACATCCCGGCAGCTTAATCTACGCTCCTGCCATGCTGCGCCGCCTTGCTAATAAACTGCCCGAAGACAGCGTAGTGAGCTGCGATGTGGGCCAACATCAAATGTGGGTCGCCCAGCATATGTGGTTCCGTCGCCCTGAAGATCATTTATCCAGCGCAGGTTTAGGCACTATGGGCTTTGGTTTACCCGCCGCTATCGGCGCCCAAGTCGCCCGCCCCGATGCAACTGTAGTCACAGTGTCTGGTGATGGCTCTTTTATGATGAACGTGCAGGAGCTGACCACCATCAAGCGCCGCAAATTACCGGTGAAGATCCTACTAATCGACAACCAAAAATTGGGGATGGTGAAACAGTGGCAACAGCTATTCTTTGAAGAGCGCTACAGCGAAACCGATCTGTCAGACAACCCCGATTTTGTGCAACTCGCTTCGGCCTTCGATATTCCCGGCCGCACGATTTTCTCTTCCGACGAAGTGGAAGAGGCCTTAACCGAAATGTTAGCGGCTAAGGGTCCCTATTTGTTACACGTAGCAATCGACGATGCTTTTAACGTTTGGCCACTGGTGCCCCCCGGCGCATCAAACAGCGATATGATGGACGAAATGGAGAAACAAACATGATCCACTCCCTAGAATTAACGGTTCAACAACGCCCAGAAGTGATAGAACGTGTACTACGTGTGACTCGTCACCGTGGTTTTACTGTCACCCAAATGCAAATGCGGATGAACGACGATGCGAGTCTGTCGCTGGATATGGAAGTGGACAGCGAGCGCGCCATCGAGCTGCTCAGCAATCAACTGAATAAATTGATTGATGTCACTCAATGCAAGGTCTTGTTACCGCTAAACTTGCAACAACAAAAAGTACACGCATAAGCATCCAGTGGCTGCGGTATTAGCACTGCAGCAACGCCCTAAGGGCACGATTTTCGATTTGAGATAAGGGATAGAGTCAATGCCAAAGTTACGTTCAGCAACCAGTACCGAAGGCCGCAATATGGCGGGTGCCCGTGCGCTATGGCGCGCCACAGGGGTGAAAGACAATGATTTTGGTAAGCCGATTATTGCGATTGCCAACTCCTTTACTCAGTTTGTCCCTGGCCATGTGCACTTAAAAGATATGGGCTCTCTGGTGGCGGGCGCCATCGAAGAAGCAGGCGGTATTGCCAAAGAATTCAACACCATCGCTGTGGATGATGGTATCGCCATGGGCCACGGTGGCATGCTCTACAGTCTGCCTTCGCGGGAGCTTATCGCCGATAGCGTCGAGTATATGGTCAATGCCCACTGCGCTGATGCGCTGGTTTGTATCTCTAACTGCGACAAAATCACCCCCGGCATGTTGATGGCGGCGCTGCGCCTCAATATCCCCGTGGTGTTTGTGTCGGGCGGGCCGATGGAGGCGGGTAAAACCAAACTGTCGGACAAGCTTATCAAACTCGATTTAGTCGATGCCATGGTGGCGGCGGCAGACTCGAGTGTGAGCGATGAAGATAGCGCTAAAATCGAACGTAGTGCTTGCCCTACATGTGGTTCCTGTTCGGGCATGTTTACCGCTAACTCGATGAACTGTTTAACCGAAGCTTTAGGTCTGTCGCTGCCGGGCAACGGCTCCATGCTCGCGACCCATGCCGATCGCCGCGAACTGTTTTTAGAAGCGGGCCGCCGCGTAATGGCGCTAACCAAACGTTACTACGAAAAAGATGATGCCTCGGCACTGCCGCGCAACATCGCCAGCTTTAAAGCCTTTGAGAACGCCATGGCGCTGGATATCGCCATGGGCGGTTCGTCTAATACTGTGTTGCACTTATTGGCTGCGGCGCAGGAGGCAGACGTGGCATTTACTATGGACGATATCGACCGTATGTCGCGCCAAGTGCCGCATCTGTGTAAGGTGGCGCCGTCGACCGCTAAATACCATATGGAAGATGTGCACCGCGCCGGTGGTGTGATGGGCATCTTAGGCGAACTCGACCGCGCCGGACTGCTGCATACCGATGTGCCACACGTCGCCGCCGATGCGGGCGGCAATCTCAAGTCGGTGCTCGCAAAGTACGATGTCATGCAAACCCAAGATGACAACGTAAAACAATTTTTTATGGCTGGACCTGCGGGCATTCCTACCACTAAAGCCTTTAGCCAAGACTGCCGCTGGCCATCGCTGGACGATGACAGGCGTGAAGGTTGTATCCGTAGCCGCGAATTTGCCTTCAGCCAAGAGGGCGGTTTGGCCGTGTTATCGGGCAATCTGGCCGACAATGGCTGTATCGTTAAAACTGCCGGTGTGGATGAGTCTAACCTGACCTTTACTGGCAGCGCTCGGGTGTACGAAAGCCAAGATGACGCAGTCGCTGGCATCTTAGGTGGCGAAGTGGTGGCGGGTGATGTGGTGGTGATTCGTTACGAAGGGCCAAAAGGCGGCCCAGGTATGCAAGAAATGTTGTACCCCACCAGTTACTTAAAATCCCGTGGCTTAGGCAAGGCCTGCGCGCTGATCACCGACGGCCGTTTCTCTGGTGGAACTTCCGGTTTATCCATCGGCCATGTATCGCCTGAAGCGGCGGCGGGCGGCACTATTGCCTTGATTGAAAACGGCGATCGGATCGAAATCGATATTCCTAAGCGCAGTATCAAGCTTGCGGTGAGTGATGCTGAATTGGCTGCGCGCCGTGAAACCATGCTCGCCCGTGGGCCAATGGCGTGGAAACCGCTTTCGCGTCAGCGTTATGTGTCGATGGCGCTCAAAGCCTACGCCATGCTTGCCACCAGTGCCGATAAGGGCGCGGTGCGCGATCGCAGTAAGTTGGAGGACTGATATGTTATCTCTCGCATCGTCGCAAACGGAGCAGGCTGAGGCCCAGTCCTCTCAAGTTCAATCCTCTCAAGTTCAGTCCGATAAGGCGCAATCGGGCACTTCTGCCTTAGAAAAGAGTCAGCTTGCGCAAAGCTACCTGCAAAAAATCCTGCTGTCGTCGGTTTATGACGTTGCGAAAGTGACCCCACTCTCGAGCCTGAATAAACTCTCGGCGCGTTTGGGCTGCCAAGTATTTTTAAAGCGTGAGGATATGCAGCCTGTGCATTCCTTCAAGCTGCGTGGCGCCTATAACCGTATCGCCCAGTTAAGCCAAGCCGAATGTCAACGCGGCGTAGTGTGCGCCTCGGCGGGTAACCATGCTCAAGGCGTGGCCATGTCAGCGGCCAGTCGTGGTGTGGATGCTGTGATTGTGATGCCCGAAACTACGCCAGATATTAAAGTCGATGCGGTGCGCCGCTTGGGTGGCAACGTGGTGTTGCACGGCCAAGCCTTCGATCAGGCCAATGGCTTTGCGATGGAGATGGCCGAGCAGGAGGGGCGGGTGTATATCGCCCCCTTCGATGACGAAGCCGTTATCGCAGGCCAAGGCACTATCGCCCAAGAAATGCTGCAACAGCAGCGCGACCTTGAAGTGGTATTTGTACCCGTGGGCGGCGGTGGCTTAATTGCTGGGATTGCTGCCTATTACAAAGCGGTGATGCCACAGGTCAAAATTGTTGGGGTGGAGCCTGAAGATGCGGCCTGCTTAAAAGCGGCGATGGAGGCGGGCGAGCCTGTCACACTCCCGCAGGTCGGCTTGTTTGCCGATGGAGTCGCGGTTAAACGTATCGGCACCGAGCCATTTCGCCTAGCTAAGTGGTTTGTGGATGAAGTGGTGACGGTAACGTCCGACGAGATCTGCGCCGCCGTTAAAGATATTTTTGAGGATACCCGCGCCATTGCCGAACCTGCAGGTGCTTTATCCCTTGCTGGGCTTAAAAAATATGTCAGCACCAATGCTACGGGCGAGAGTGGCAAGGGTGAGAAAGTCGCGGCGATTTTAAGTGGCGCGAATGTGAACTTCCACAGCCTACGTTATGTGTCGGAGCGTTGCGAGTTGGGTGAGCAAAAAGAAGCCGTGCTGGCGGTTAAAGTGCCCGAGCGTCCCGGCAGCTTCCTGCGTTTTTGTGAGTTGCTCGAAAAGCGGGTGATGACCGAATTTAACTATCGTTTTAGCAGCCGCGATATGGCGGTGGTGTTTGCGGGTATTCGTTTGACCAAAGGCCATGGCGAATTAGAGCAGATCATCAATACCTTAGAAGATAATGGCTTCGAGGTGCAGGACTTATCCGGTGACGAAACCGCGAAATTACATGTGCGCTATATGGTCGGTGGTCATCCGCCAGAGCCGTTAGAGGAGCGCCTATTTAGCTTCGAGTTTCCCGAGCATCCGGGGGCGCTGCTGAAGTTTTTAACTACCCTGCAGAGCAAGTGGAATATCAGTTTATTCCATTACCGTAATCACGGCGCGGCCTTTGGGCGAGTGCTGGCGGGGTTTGAAGTCCCCGAGGGCGATGCCTTGCCGTTTCAGCAGTTTTTAACTGAGCTGGGATTTGTCTATCAAGAAGAGACGCAAAGCCCTGCTTATCAGCTGTTTTTGAATGCCGGAAAAGGGAAAAAGAGCCTGCCTTTGTAGTCGCTTTGCTTTAGGTTACAACTTAGGCTAAAGGAGGGGCGCACAGGCGCCCCTTTTTGTGGTAGTTTGGTTTAACAAGTTAAGAGTGAATGCTCTAGTCACACAATAATCAGACCTCGACCCTACGCATTAAGGAGACATGATGTTACCTGCACCGCATTTTTCTGCCTTTAATCCGCCTCGCCGCATTTTGATGGGGCCAGGTCCATCGGATGTTTATCCTGAAGTATTAGCCGCACAGGCAAGACCGACCGTCGGCCACCTAGATCCATTATTTGTTGGCATGATGGATGAGCTTAAGAGCCTGATCCAATATGCGTTTCAAACCAAAAATGAAATGACGATGGCAGTGTCGGCCCCCGGCAGTGCAGGCATGGAAACCTGTTTTGTGAACTTAGTCGAACCCGGCGAAAAGGTGATTGTGTGCCGCAATGGCGTGTTTGGTGAGCGTATGCGCCAAAACGTCGAGCGTGTAGGTGCGATTGCTGTGCTGGTGGATAATGAATGGGGCACACCCGTCGACCCTGCTGCCGTTGAAGCGGCGCTTAAGGCCAACCCCGATGCTAAATTCCTTGCCTTTGTGCACGCCGAAACTTCAACGGGCGCATTGAGCGATGCTAAAATCCTGTGCGCGCTGGCAAAACAATACGGCTGTTTATCGATTGTCGATGCGGTGACATCCCTCGGTGGCGTGGAATTAAGAGTCGATGAATGGGGAATCGATGCCATTTATTCTGGTAGTCAGAAATGTCTCTCCTGCGTGCCGGGATTATCGCCTGTGTCTTTCTCGCCCAATGCGGTGGAAAAGCTTAAAAACCGTAAAACGCCAGTGCAGAGCTGGTTCCTCGATCAAAGTCTGGTCATGGCCTATTGGACTAGCGCTGGTGGCAAGCGCAGTTATCACCATACCGCGCCCGTTAATGCTCTTTATGCCCTGCACGAATCGCTGCGTTTATTGGCCGAAGAAGGTTTAGAAAATGCGTGGAAGCGTCATCAAGACATGCATTTAGTGCTGCGCGCCGGCCTTGAAAAACTTGGCCTGAAATTTGTGGTTGCTGAAGCTTCGTGCTTGCCGCAGCTAAATGCCATTTATATCCCCAAAGGCGTTGATGATGCCGCCGTGCGTGCGCGTCTACTCAAGGATTACAACCTTGAAATTGGTGCTGGTCTTGGTGCTCTAGCGGGTAAAGCTTGGCGCATTGGTTTAATGGGCTTTGGTGCCCGCCGTGAGAATGTCGCGCTCTGTTTGCGCGCGCTAGAAGAGGTGCTGAACTAATATGTCAGTTTCGCGTATAAGGATGTTACGCAGAGTGAGTTTGCGCTTAGTGAGTTCACGTTTATTGATTGGCGGTTTAATTCTGATCTTAAGTGGTTGTGCCTCGAGCAATATGAACAATACCAGTTGTGATTTTGTGCGAGGCACAGCAGGTAATCAGAGTCAACGCGAGGCCAGCGGTGATGATAGCAATGCCCGGCAGATGGATGTGGGCATTGGGATTTTAACCGCGATCTTCGGCAGTATTAGCCGAGCACTTTCTTCCGATGATAAATCGGATGAGAAGTGTGTTTAATCGGTGAGTTTTAGTCGCCTTTGATCCTTTATAAATCCCCGTAATGCGGGGATTTTTTATAAAGACAGTACCGTTCTTTAGTGCTGGGTATATTGATTAAGCACAGTCATTTCAGTGACACTCCGTGAATATGTCCCTATAGGCTCGACGGCGGCATCCATGCCGCCAACGGTCACTTCCATGACGGTGCTCAATCCAGTTAACCCCTTGGTATGGCTGACAATCTGTTATTTACAATTAGAGCATTCCGATAATTTCGCAATGGTAGGCTCATTAAACTAGGCGTTATAGATAACAAGGAGCAAGTGCTAGCATGAAATTTTGGGGATATACACAAGAACTAGCCGAAGCAGCTGAGCCGCAACCTAAAGCGCTCATTGAAGTGACTATTTCTGCCACGCCGAGCGATCTGCGAGAAATTGCAAAGTTTCTCTCATCAGTGGCAGACAAAATTGAAGTCCAAGGAAGGAACTTTGAGCATGAGCATTTTTTAAATAATGCTAGCGATGCACCACGTTTAATTATTTTTAA encodes the following:
- the ilvM gene encoding acetolactate synthase 2 small subunit, which gives rise to MIHSLELTVQQRPEVIERVLRVTRHRGFTVTQMQMRMNDDASLSLDMEVDSERAIELLSNQLNKLIDVTQCKVLLPLNLQQQKVHA
- the ilvG gene encoding acetolactate synthase 2 catalytic subunit codes for the protein MEPGQMIRGADAVIKVLAAHGVTTVFGYPGGAIMPIYDALYGSPVEHLLSRHEQGAAFAAVGYARASGKTGVCFATSGPGATNLITSLADALLDSVPVVAITGQVSTAVIGTDAFQEIDVLGMSLSCTKHSFMVTDVNDLIPTLYQAFEIAASGRPGPVLVDIPKDIQIAQLEYRTPLLAVTNEPQASVSEIDAARALLAEAKQPMLYVGGGVGMAGAVDQLREFIKATGMPSVATLKGLGSIAHGTPGYLGMLGMHGGKAANLAVQDCDLLVVAGARFDDRVTGRLATFANKAKVIHLDIDAAELGKLRQPDVAIAGDLRQIFPALAMALNITPWQAEVEHLARKHQWDYQHPGSLIYAPAMLRRLANKLPEDSVVSCDVGQHQMWVAQHMWFRRPEDHLSSAGLGTMGFGLPAAIGAQVARPDATVVTVSGDGSFMMNVQELTTIKRRKLPVKILLIDNQKLGMVKQWQQLFFEERYSETDLSDNPDFVQLASAFDIPGRTIFSSDEVEEALTEMLAAKGPYLLHVAIDDAFNVWPLVPPGASNSDMMDEMEKQT
- a CDS encoding pyridoxal-phosphate-dependent aminotransferase family protein; the encoded protein is MLPAPHFSAFNPPRRILMGPGPSDVYPEVLAAQARPTVGHLDPLFVGMMDELKSLIQYAFQTKNEMTMAVSAPGSAGMETCFVNLVEPGEKVIVCRNGVFGERMRQNVERVGAIAVLVDNEWGTPVDPAAVEAALKANPDAKFLAFVHAETSTGALSDAKILCALAKQYGCLSIVDAVTSLGGVELRVDEWGIDAIYSGSQKCLSCVPGLSPVSFSPNAVEKLKNRKTPVQSWFLDQSLVMAYWTSAGGKRSYHHTAPVNALYALHESLRLLAEEGLENAWKRHQDMHLVLRAGLEKLGLKFVVAEASCLPQLNAIYIPKGVDDAAVRARLLKDYNLEIGAGLGALAGKAWRIGLMGFGARRENVALCLRALEEVLN
- the ilvD gene encoding dihydroxy-acid dehydratase; the protein is MPKLRSATSTEGRNMAGARALWRATGVKDNDFGKPIIAIANSFTQFVPGHVHLKDMGSLVAGAIEEAGGIAKEFNTIAVDDGIAMGHGGMLYSLPSRELIADSVEYMVNAHCADALVCISNCDKITPGMLMAALRLNIPVVFVSGGPMEAGKTKLSDKLIKLDLVDAMVAAADSSVSDEDSAKIERSACPTCGSCSGMFTANSMNCLTEALGLSLPGNGSMLATHADRRELFLEAGRRVMALTKRYYEKDDASALPRNIASFKAFENAMALDIAMGGSSNTVLHLLAAAQEADVAFTMDDIDRMSRQVPHLCKVAPSTAKYHMEDVHRAGGVMGILGELDRAGLLHTDVPHVAADAGGNLKSVLAKYDVMQTQDDNVKQFFMAGPAGIPTTKAFSQDCRWPSLDDDRREGCIRSREFAFSQEGGLAVLSGNLADNGCIVKTAGVDESNLTFTGSARVYESQDDAVAGILGGEVVAGDVVVIRYEGPKGGPGMQEMLYPTSYLKSRGLGKACALITDGRFSGGTSGLSIGHVSPEAAAGGTIALIENGDRIEIDIPKRSIKLAVSDAELAARRETMLARGPMAWKPLSRQRYVSMALKAYAMLATSADKGAVRDRSKLED
- the ilvA gene encoding threonine ammonia-lyase, biosynthetic, coding for MLSLASSQTEQAEAQSSQVQSSQVQSDKAQSGTSALEKSQLAQSYLQKILLSSVYDVAKVTPLSSLNKLSARLGCQVFLKREDMQPVHSFKLRGAYNRIAQLSQAECQRGVVCASAGNHAQGVAMSAASRGVDAVIVMPETTPDIKVDAVRRLGGNVVLHGQAFDQANGFAMEMAEQEGRVYIAPFDDEAVIAGQGTIAQEMLQQQRDLEVVFVPVGGGGLIAGIAAYYKAVMPQVKIVGVEPEDAACLKAAMEAGEPVTLPQVGLFADGVAVKRIGTEPFRLAKWFVDEVVTVTSDEICAAVKDIFEDTRAIAEPAGALSLAGLKKYVSTNATGESGKGEKVAAILSGANVNFHSLRYVSERCELGEQKEAVLAVKVPERPGSFLRFCELLEKRVMTEFNYRFSSRDMAVVFAGIRLTKGHGELEQIINTLEDNGFEVQDLSGDETAKLHVRYMVGGHPPEPLEERLFSFEFPEHPGALLKFLTTLQSKWNISLFHYRNHGAAFGRVLAGFEVPEGDALPFQQFLTELGFVYQEETQSPAYQLFLNAGKGKKSLPL